The Triticum aestivum cultivar Chinese Spring chromosome 6D, IWGSC CS RefSeq v2.1, whole genome shotgun sequence genomic sequence AAATGACTTCTTTTTTACACTATACAGTATCAATCAATACTTTCACCACTATTTCAATGATAACATGCTAGTAAAAAAAGGCATTATTGATAAAAGGCAGTTTTTTGGTGAATCTAGTCATTTTATTTTGATCATGTGTTTCTTATGAAGTACTCACAATACTCGAAGTATTAATTATTAAACATCAGTAGTGGCCAAAATTGAAAACAAAATACTCCACACAAAGCGTACTACCTATAGTGGTATAGTTTAAAGCTGCCAAATTATAATACTAGTAGCTAATGGCCAGTTACATGTTTACGCAAGTTTGGCAGACACCAAGTGACATGCTGAGAAAATGTTTAACGAAACAGACTAAAACTAGAATGGTCATCGATAAAACTCCTCTATAAGCAGCAACATGAAATGGCAATTCTATAAGTCCATATAAGAAAAGGTTGAAACCAGATGCTCCGGTATTGTTGGTATAAATCACTTGTGTAAACCGGACAACATTCAAATCAAACTAGGACATGACAGAATTATGGCCTCAGAAACAGAAGTTAAAGGTAATGCAGCAACGAGTAAAAACAAGCAGAAATATCTTGCAGAAGCACAGCAGAGGGTTAGTAGTTCATTTGCTACTACCTGCATGAAAGAATTCTAATCTCTGTGCAGGCatagttgtagagaaaatcttaaGAGCCCTCTCTTGCAATTTGGTACTTGAGAAATTGAACATATAAACCCAGCTATGTTACCCGCCATTCTAGCGCCCCTGAGTGATTTTCACCGCGTGAGCCGTTCGATCTTGTTACTCTCGTACGATTTTTGCTGCTGGCGATCGCTGGACCGTCAATTCTTTTGCACCTTTGTGCTCGTTTCAGAGGTGGATGACTGATGGGCCTCGTTAAGTGTGGGTCCAGAGAATGATGTGAATTTACTCTGGTTTTACGTAGCTGAATTATGGGATGTGCGGGCCGCGCGGTGAAAACCTAATCCCCAATCCCAGCCCGTCCTCGAGCCCCACATTCCCTCCCCTCCCCTTTAGcttcgtcgccgccgcctctccctgccctccggcctccaccaccaccacgcccctTGCTTCCCCTTCGCTTTTATCCTCCTCTCGATCCGGCGCTGGCACACACAGTGGTTATGGATGGGCCGCTGGTTGCCTTCATGGGAGAGTGCGGCGTTGAGGTTTTCAGCATGGGTGTGGAGGAGCGGGAAGAGGTGAGGAGGATGACAACGTGGGAAAAAAGCAGCCAGATCGAAGCTCTCGTTGCCGCTCGCGTTGCCATGGAGTGGAGGGTCGCCGTTGGCCGCATCACAGACAAGCGAGGACGAGGACAACGCCTGGATTTGGCGATGGCATCATAAGAGGCCTGGGCCTCCTCCACGGACAAGCCCGCTTGGCGGCGGCGATCTGATCACCAGTTCAAGGTGAGGCACCTCCTCTAGCCACATCCAGTTTCTCCCTGAGTTTATTTTAAAATAATGAGTTCTTGTTATGGATTTGAATTTTTTCTTTGTAGTACTCTGTCGGCTGTGGCTGGAACACCTGACATCACTGCCATCAAAATGCCATTGCCAAATGCCTCTGAAATTAATTATAAGCAAGAGTGGTATGGCTTGCACAATGTGGCATTTTAGCCGATAAAAGTCATTCGTGTTTTAGACACAAAAGAAAAAGATTGAGGCTGAAGCACCAACCACAAGCGGTGCCACAAAAATATGGACAGGGGAACACTCGAGCGCGTGCCGCGCCCAACTAAAGCAGAGCGGCAAAAGAGAGAAACAAACTTGAGGGCAAAATCCATTAACTACTGTATATACCGGAATCATCACAAACGGTCAGCACAATATTATATATACTGTTTTCCCCTAAGGAAGAACTTGTTCATATCTGTAGCAGCAGCTAACACGGAGTGGTTAATGGAGAAGAGTAGCTTCGCCACTAATAATTGATTTTTCAGAAGAATGAAGAGAAGCTAAACTTTCAGTGAATGCGTGTTAACACTTTCAGTTTTCTGAAGAAAAGCTTCAGGCTTCTGCAGTTTTCATTCTTCACGGCGCAGAGGTTACAGAGGTATTGAaatatgatgcttatatgaaatGTTTGGGGGTTTATAGTTAGCACTGCTGGTTTAGGATTTGCATAGTTGAGATTTTTAGCTAATTGCTCTGCTGTTTGGTAGAGGGGAGGGCCGCCTGAGAGTATAAATAATATTATGCTTATACTTGTGATGTGATGCTTTTTGGATGATGATAGTAACATGAGTGTGATCTTATTTGCAGGTCAGATGATGTGTGCAAGGAAGGAAAGATGCAGACAAGCAACGCCGAAGACGTCTTCAAAGCGCTTGATGAGATTGAGTTCCCAGAGTTGGTAGAGCCCCTGAGGACTGCATTGGATGGTCTGTGCTGTTGTCTACTTGTCTCCTCAATTCTTTTAAAGTCTGATGTTCTTTAAGTTTAGATGTTGCATGAATAAATAATCTATGTGGCAATGCAAGTGAATGGTGCAGTGGCTCAATGCTTTAGATTGTTGGTGAGAATCTGGGAGCATACATAAATAGATGTTGTTAACAACAATGGAATTTATAAAATGGGAGTATAAATAAATAGAAGTTGTTAAATCAATTGATTTTTAGTGATTCTCTATCTCTATGTCCTTATGTACGAGGGATTGCATGAATTTGGGATTCCTTTGTATGTAGTGGGTAGCTTTTGTATTTAGAAAAAATCGTTATAGAAATATATTCAGCTTTATTCAATTGCACTTAGCCCTTCCTGCAATCTTCAGAAGCAAAAAGGCAGCCTGGAGCAAAACAGAGGAAACTAGATAAAGAGCCAATGCTGCAGAGCGAAATGATCGAGCAAACGAAGCCAACGCGGACGACAATTAACTGCTCTAACCTTGTGGTAGGTTGAATCTGAGTCACATTAATGGGTGAACTTTCTCGTAATTCTTTTTCCTGAAACTATAAGACATGGCTGAAGATGACATTTTGGTAATTTTGTATGCTGAACCATGATGCTAGGCTGAATAATTTACCATCTTTTGTTCGCATGAGCTCACATTTTGGTAGTTGCAAAACCTAAACCACGATGCTTTCTTGCCGCTGTTGTAGTCTCTAATTAATGGAATTGTGAGAGACTGTAGTTAATTTAAGTTTCTTCTGTTTCTTTAAAACAGGCGTTGATAGCTGCATAAGTTTAACCATGATGCTTTATTTTTTTAGGGAAAACCATAATGCTTTCTTGCTGCTGCTGTAGTCTCTATGGGATTCTGAGACAATTTCGTTAAGCTAATCTCATCGGTTTGCACTCTCAAAAATCACAGGAGCCACAGAAAAAAGTAGGGTACTATTAGAAATTGGCCGTGTGATTTTCATATTCAGAGAATAGCACATGTGTTGATTAAACTGAAAACGTATGTTGATGCATGGAAAATGTATATGGTGTGTTTCATTTCTGCTCATCGTGATCTAACCAAACTGACCCCATGGATTTGAGATTGCCGTGCCTACCAGGTTTGGACATGTTCTTATTTGTACTACTACTAAATCACAAACTAAACTGTATAAATAAAatagccccctccccccttccaacaacttattttattttttagagTGAGCAACGACATGTTAGCATACTCTGTTTGTTGTGAGCAGTACGTCAGTTTAGATTGACGTATACTCTTTGGTGCCGTGCCTATCAGGTTTGGACATGTTCTTATTTGCACTAAATCACAAAACTAAACTGTATAAATAAAATAGCCCCCCCTCCTTTCCAacaacttattttatttttagagtgagCAGTAACGTGTTATCATACTCTGTTTCTTGTGAGCAGTACGTCAGTTTAGATTGACGTATACTCTTTGGTATATAGCATTTTTTGCGTACCTCTTGCCTATTTCACATAGAATAGATGAT encodes the following:
- the LOC123142405 gene encoding DNA polymerase epsilon subunit 3-like: MRVNTFSFLKKSFRLLQFSFFTAQRLQRSDDVCKEGKMQTSNAEDVFKALDEIEFPELVEPLRTALDEAKRQPGAKQRKLDKEPMLQSEMIEQTKPTRTTINCSNLVVQENLEAFEQLEAARADEEYMVDLRRIHPKLVAEERQRLELYQKVLDDAKEVLKF